GTACTCTATTACGGCCTTCGGGCTCTGGGTGGATGGGGCCCGCTGTTCGAGATCACCGGACCCGAAATGTGGAATCTCTGGAAGCCCCTGGTTCCCGAGGGAATGAACGCCACCTGGGCACCGATCAAGACCGACACCCATATGGCCTGGTATTTCAACGACCAGTACCCATGGCTTGGCATGCTGTTCGCTGCTCCGATCGTCGGCCTCTGGTACTGGACCACCGACCAGTATATCGTCCAGCGCGCCCTGGGAGCATCCAATGAGATGCAGGCCCGCCGCGGTACCATTTTTGCCGCTTTCCTGAAGCTGTTCCCGGTCTTTATTTTCATCATCCCTGGAATCATTGCTTACGCCCTTGCCGAATCCGGACAGATGGCCGCCATGACAGAACACATGATCGGCCCGGATGGCGAAGTTATCCGCGAAAACGCCCAGGCTGCCTTTCCCATGATGGTGGCTTACGTGCTGCCCATAGGGGTCCGCGGACTGGTAGTCGCCTCCCTGATGGCGGCACTGATGAGTTCGCTGGCCGGGGTATTTCACGCCTCGTCCACACTGTTTACCATGGACCTTTACCAGAAATTCAAGCCCAAAGCCACCGACAAGGAACTGGTGTGGATGGGCCGGTTCGCCGTTGTGATCATGATCGTGATCGGCCTGCTGTGGATTCCTGTAATCCAGGGAAGCCGCGGTCTGTATGACTATCTCCAGGGGGTTCAGGCGTATCTGGCGCCCCCCATCTTTGTGGTCTTCTTCCTGGGGATTTTCAACAGCCGGCTTAACAAGTACGGAGCGCTTGCAGCCCTGTTTGTAGGGATATTCCTTGGCCTGTTCCGCCTGGCGGTCGATACTCCCGCCATGCTTATCGAGGGATTTGAATATGCCGAAGGCTCTTTCCTCTGGATTGTGAACAATACCTTCTTCCAGTATTACAGCCTGTTCATGTTCCTCACCTGTATTGCAGTGATGATAGGAGTGAGCTATGCTACCGAGTTGCCCGACAGGCATCGCATTTCAGGCCTGACCTACGCCACGGTGACCGACGAACACCGAACGCTGTCACGTTCCAGCTGGACCTGGACCGATGTGTTTACTTCGTCCCTGCTGATGGCCATCATTATTGTCATTTATGTGATGCTGCGGGGCGGCTGATTTCGGGTTTAACTGCTGAATCTGACCTCTAAAATGAGATAAACATGTTGCAGCCTTTTCGATGGGTGGTGCCGGTCCTGTTGACGGCCGGCGCCCTCATCTTTTCCGCCTGTGAACGATCGGAGCGGGACGCTGTGTCCGAACGCTCACCGTTTCAACTTTCATCCGTCCGTATTACCGACGGCCCGTTCCTGCACGCGCAAAAGCTGAATGACGCCTATGTTCTGGCGCATGAGCCGGACCGCCTGTTGGCTCCGTTCCTGGCTGAAGCGGGACTGGAACCACGGGCCGAGCGGTATGGCAACTGGGAAAATTCCGGGCTTGACGGCCACACTGCCGGCCACTATCTCTCCACACTGGCCATGATGGTTGCGGCCTCGGGAAATGATGAAGCTCGCGAACGCCTGGAATATATGGTCGACGAACTGGCACGCGCCCAGGCCGAACACGGCGACGGCTATGTGGGCGGTATTCCGGGAAGCAGAGAGCTGTGGGCGGAAATAAAAGCCGGTAACATTGATGCCGCGGGTTTTTCGCTGAACGGTAGATGGGTTCCCTGGTACAACATCCACAAGCTCTATGCAGGACTGCGCGACGCATGGTTGTTTACCGGCAACGAGCAGGCTCTGGAGGTACTTGTCGGGCTGAGTGACTGGTCCGTGGACCTGGTAGCCGATCTTTCGGACGACCAGATCCAGGAGATGCTGATATCGGAGCACGGAGGTATGAACGAAGTGTTTGCCGATGTCTATGAGATTACCGGCGATGTGCGGTACCTTGAACTTGCGCGGCAGTTCTCCCATCGGGAAATTCTGGATCCGCTGCTGCGGGGAGAAGACCGGCTGACCGGCCTGCATGCCAATACCCAGATCCCCAAGGTGATAGGCTTCCAGCGGGTTGCGGAAGTGGTCATGGAGGCCGCGCAAAGGGGAGACCAAGAGGCGCTTTCGGTTATTTCGGAGGAAAAAGCGGCGGCATGGTCACAGGCTGCGGCGTTTTTCTGGGAGACGGTGGTAACGCACCGCTCGGTGGCGATCGGAGGAAACTCGGTTATGGAACATTTCCATCCGAAAGACGACTTCTCTTCCATGCTCGAATCGCGTGAAGGTCCGGAGACCTGCAACACCTACAACATGATGCGGCTCGCCAAACAGCTTTACTTCACCACGAATGAGTTGAAATATCTCGACTATTACGAGCGGGCACTGTACAATCATATTTTATCGTCCCAGCATCCGGAACACGGCGGACTGGTTTATTTTTCTCCCATGCGGCCGGGGCATTACCGCGTCTATTCCAACCCGGAGCATACCTTCTGGTGTTGTGTCGGTTCCGGCATCGAGAATCATACCAAATACGGAGAACTGATCTACGCCCGCGACGGACAGAACCTGTATGTCAATCTCTTTATCACATCGCAGCTCGACTGGAATGAAAAAGGGGTGAGGGTGATTCAGAACACCGAATATCCCGAATCCGAACTCACCGAATTGCGCCTGGAAATGGACCGCAGCCGAAGTTTCGATCTGCAAATCCGCCATCCTGACTGGCTCGCGGCCGGAGAGATGGCCGTGGAAGTAAACGGGGAGGCCGTGAGCGGCGAAAGCGGTCCCGGTTCCTATTTCCGTGTCGAAAGAGACTGGCGGGATGGAGATCGAGTGACGGTGCACCTGCCCATGGAAACCTACGGCGAATATCTGCCGGACGGCAGTCCCTACATGGCGGTAATGCACGGCCCGGTGGTACTGGCCGCTGAAGTCACAGACGCCGATACCGACGGACTGGTTTCTGATGACAGCCGGATGGGACACATCGCCCATGGTCCGCTGTATGCCCGCGAAAATATGCCGATGCTGGTTATCGATGACGACGACTGGGCGCAAAGAATTACGCCGTTTGAAGGAGAACCGCTCGGGTTCGATATTTCAGAGCTGATTTATCCGCAGGAAGAGCAGGGTATGTCGCTGATACCGTTTTACCGGCTGCACGACGCCCGTTACATTGTGTACTGGCAGACCGGCAGCTCGGATGAAGCCGCGCAGCTGAGACAGGAGCTGGCGGAAAGTGAGCGGACTTACCTTGAGCTTGAGGCTCAAACCATCGACCGGGTAGCACCTGGTCAGCAGCAGCCCGAATCGGATCACAATTTCCAGGGAGAGGGAACCGAAGCCGGTATCCACCAGAACCGCCACTGGCGACACGCCGAAGGGTGGTTCTCCTACGACCTGAACGACCCTGATCTGGAGGCGCATGTATTGAGGCTGACCTACTACGGCGGTGATTCCGGACGTCATTTCGACATCTACTTCAACGGACACCATATTGCCGAAGTGCGACTCGACGGCACGGATGGAGATCGCTTCTTCGACAGAGGGTACGCCATTCCCGGATGGATTGTCTCCGGCCATGACAGCGGTGTGCATACCGTCCGTTTTGAGGCACGGGAGGGATCGCTCACAGCCGGGATATATGATGTACGGCTCATGCGGTAACCTGTCATCGGCTTAAGTTTTCAACATCTTGTTCACATTTCGCCTTTCTTGTATGTGAACGGGCTGTTTATGAAATATG
The Balneolales bacterium ANBcel1 DNA segment above includes these coding regions:
- a CDS encoding sodium:solute symporter: MGVLSVIDWAVIGLYFLLIIGIAWWVIKQKTETPQDFFLASRHLGWFIVGTSIFASNIGSEHLVGLSGSGATDGVAMAHYELHAWCLLVLGWVMIPFYIRAKVFTMPEFLERRFSPLARTLLSTVSLIAYVLTKIAVGIFAGGVVLSVLMPELAFMGLNSFWIGSILVILFTGIYTALGGLRAVAYTEAVQALVLIFGSLFVLYYGLRALGGWGPLFEITGPEMWNLWKPLVPEGMNATWAPIKTDTHMAWYFNDQYPWLGMLFAAPIVGLWYWTTDQYIVQRALGASNEMQARRGTIFAAFLKLFPVFIFIIPGIIAYALAESGQMAAMTEHMIGPDGEVIRENAQAAFPMMVAYVLPIGVRGLVVASLMAALMSSLAGVFHASSTLFTMDLYQKFKPKATDKELVWMGRFAVVIMIVIGLLWIPVIQGSRGLYDYLQGVQAYLAPPIFVVFFLGIFNSRLNKYGALAALFVGIFLGLFRLAVDTPAMLIEGFEYAEGSFLWIVNNTFFQYYSLFMFLTCIAVMIGVSYATELPDRHRISGLTYATVTDEHRTLSRSSWTWTDVFTSSLLMAIIIVIYVMLRGG
- a CDS encoding glycoside hydrolase family 127 protein, whose product is MLQPFRWVVPVLLTAGALIFSACERSERDAVSERSPFQLSSVRITDGPFLHAQKLNDAYVLAHEPDRLLAPFLAEAGLEPRAERYGNWENSGLDGHTAGHYLSTLAMMVAASGNDEARERLEYMVDELARAQAEHGDGYVGGIPGSRELWAEIKAGNIDAAGFSLNGRWVPWYNIHKLYAGLRDAWLFTGNEQALEVLVGLSDWSVDLVADLSDDQIQEMLISEHGGMNEVFADVYEITGDVRYLELARQFSHREILDPLLRGEDRLTGLHANTQIPKVIGFQRVAEVVMEAAQRGDQEALSVISEEKAAAWSQAAAFFWETVVTHRSVAIGGNSVMEHFHPKDDFSSMLESREGPETCNTYNMMRLAKQLYFTTNELKYLDYYERALYNHILSSQHPEHGGLVYFSPMRPGHYRVYSNPEHTFWCCVGSGIENHTKYGELIYARDGQNLYVNLFITSQLDWNEKGVRVIQNTEYPESELTELRLEMDRSRSFDLQIRHPDWLAAGEMAVEVNGEAVSGESGPGSYFRVERDWRDGDRVTVHLPMETYGEYLPDGSPYMAVMHGPVVLAAEVTDADTDGLVSDDSRMGHIAHGPLYARENMPMLVIDDDDWAQRITPFEGEPLGFDISELIYPQEEQGMSLIPFYRLHDARYIVYWQTGSSDEAAQLRQELAESERTYLELEAQTIDRVAPGQQQPESDHNFQGEGTEAGIHQNRHWRHAEGWFSYDLNDPDLEAHVLRLTYYGGDSGRHFDIYFNGHHIAEVRLDGTDGDRFFDRGYAIPGWIVSGHDSGVHTVRFEAREGSLTAGIYDVRLMR